A genome region from Pseudodesulfovibrio alkaliphilus includes the following:
- a CDS encoding flagellar hook protein FlgE, protein MGLGSSLYAGITGLTVHSERMTVIGNNLANVNTVGFKGTTMQFEDLMSQDFATVNGIGQVGRGVRVSTIYSDFGQGSFESSTEATDMAISGDGMFIVSPKGTDARLFTRAGNFRFDNDGYLVDPHGYVVQGWQVEQAVTTVSTASAATPSGSGSTRIVGTPTDIRLENFQSAPKATTTMTMVTNLDPTASDKAKNDTNPYFAMFEFWNGTEDTPLDNNRYSYSTTMKVFDDIGTAHNVTVYFDPVTLSNAGGDTAWEFMVTVDPMADKRVLSGADGNPTPIGKGQNSAAGILMIGTLTFSTGQLTGMSAYTLKSNGGMTGGTKNLDNWTLADFSTGGYPVFTANFLGKSNASATNQDDATLIQMDFGMSNRNLSGNGWTVPIGTVPERASDIGAATANTSRLPNFRDPSISALATQSYNTGGSSTLFQSQNGYSAGILQNISVSREGVLTGHYSNGQVIELYALTLATFTNKHGLRREGGNLFSETRESGPALTGQAGTSGKGTVDGNALELSNVDMATEFVRMITTQRGFQANTKVITTTDSMLGEVIAMKR, encoded by the coding sequence ATGGGTTTAGGGTCATCTCTCTACGCGGGCATCACCGGCCTGACCGTGCACTCCGAGCGCATGACGGTCATCGGCAACAACCTCGCCAACGTCAATACCGTGGGCTTCAAAGGCACCACCATGCAGTTCGAAGACCTCATGAGCCAGGATTTCGCCACGGTCAACGGCATCGGACAGGTGGGCAGAGGAGTGCGTGTCTCCACCATTTATTCGGACTTCGGCCAGGGCTCCTTCGAGTCCTCCACCGAGGCCACGGACATGGCCATCTCCGGTGACGGCATGTTCATCGTCTCGCCCAAGGGAACCGACGCCAGACTCTTCACCCGGGCGGGGAACTTCCGCTTTGACAACGACGGCTATCTGGTGGACCCCCACGGATACGTGGTCCAAGGCTGGCAGGTGGAGCAGGCGGTCACCACTGTTTCGACCGCCAGCGCCGCCACCCCTTCAGGCAGCGGCTCGACCCGCATTGTGGGCACGCCCACAGACATCCGCCTTGAAAACTTCCAGTCCGCTCCAAAGGCCACCACGACCATGACCATGGTGACCAACCTCGACCCCACGGCATCGGACAAGGCCAAGAACGACACCAACCCCTACTTCGCCATGTTCGAATTCTGGAACGGCACCGAGGACACCCCGCTGGACAACAACCGCTACTCCTACTCCACCACCATGAAGGTGTTCGACGACATCGGCACCGCCCACAACGTGACCGTCTACTTCGACCCGGTCACCTTGAGCAATGCGGGCGGCGACACGGCCTGGGAATTCATGGTCACTGTCGATCCCATGGCCGACAAGCGTGTCCTCAGCGGCGCCGACGGCAACCCGACCCCAATAGGCAAGGGGCAGAACTCGGCCGCAGGCATCCTGATGATCGGCACCCTGACCTTCTCCACCGGCCAGCTCACGGGCATGAGCGCCTACACCCTCAAGTCCAACGGCGGCATGACCGGCGGCACCAAGAACCTGGACAACTGGACCCTGGCCGACTTCTCGACCGGCGGCTACCCGGTGTTCACGGCCAACTTCCTGGGCAAGTCCAACGCCAGCGCGACAAATCAGGACGACGCCACCCTCATCCAGATGGACTTCGGCATGTCCAACAGGAACCTCAGCGGCAACGGCTGGACCGTGCCCATCGGCACCGTGCCCGAAAGAGCTTCGGACATAGGCGCTGCCACCGCCAACACCAGCAGACTGCCCAACTTCCGGGACCCCTCCATCAGCGCCCTGGCCACCCAGAGCTACAACACCGGCGGTTCGTCCACACTGTTCCAGAGCCAGAACGGGTACTCGGCCGGCATCCTGCAAAACATCTCGGTCTCACGCGAGGGAGTGCTCACCGGCCACTACTCCAACGGACAGGTGATCGAGCTGTATGCCCTGACCCTGGCCACCTTCACCAACAAGCACGGCCTACGGCGCGAGGGCGGCAACCTCTTCTCCGAGACTCGCGAGTCCGGCCCGGCCCTGACCGGCCAGGCGGGCACAAGCGGCAAGGGCACCGTGGACGGCAACGCCCTGGAATTGTCCAACGTGGACATGGCCACGGAGTTTGTGCGCATGATCACCACTCAGCGCGGGTTCCAGGCCAACACCAAGGTCATCACCACCACTGACTCCATGCTCGGCGAAGTGATCGCCATGAAGCGCTAG
- a CDS encoding CgeB family protein → MQTSPNTWPKFRQTSPRILLLTSQYFLTGELKAACQRLGVEHQVMDFGTREMDLDAFVSRTVTALTTFRPDFVLTVNHLGVDREGVLAALLHRFDVPLASWFVDNPHLILGSYQNLQGMRTAIFTWDSDNLDSLTAMGFSHVFYLPLAADPTRLVPHRTRRVAAWRAPISFVGNSMLGKTIKRLEASNPPPRLVEAGIMVARAFGESDERCSGRFLIRHFPELREEFEGLGSPERIQAFETFLTWQATLLYRLDCVLRILDHSPLIVGDAGWKQLLAARTGWRYHPELSYYDDLPDFYPQSDINFNCTSQQMKGAVNQRVFDVPCCGAFLLTDYRRQMEELFEPGSEVVFYSHPDEIPGLVDIYLNDPDKRRRVAEAARRRVLAEHTYDHRMNRLMALMRDTFA, encoded by the coding sequence ATGCAGACATCCCCGAACACCTGGCCAAAATTCCGCCAAACGTCGCCGCGCATCCTGCTGCTCACCAGCCAATACTTCCTGACGGGTGAACTGAAGGCCGCGTGTCAGCGGCTTGGCGTGGAGCATCAGGTCATGGACTTCGGGACCAGGGAAATGGACCTTGACGCCTTTGTCTCGCGCACGGTCACAGCCCTGACCACCTTCCGCCCCGACTTCGTGCTCACGGTCAACCACCTGGGCGTGGACCGCGAAGGCGTACTGGCCGCCCTGCTCCACCGCTTCGACGTGCCCCTGGCCTCCTGGTTCGTGGACAATCCCCACCTGATCCTGGGCTCCTACCAGAACCTGCAAGGCATGCGTACAGCCATCTTCACCTGGGATTCGGACAATCTCGACTCGCTGACGGCCATGGGCTTCAGCCATGTCTTTTATCTGCCCCTGGCCGCGGACCCCACCCGGCTGGTGCCCCACCGGACCCGGCGCGTGGCCGCATGGCGGGCGCCCATCTCCTTTGTGGGCAATTCCATGCTGGGCAAGACCATCAAGCGGCTGGAGGCGTCCAACCCGCCACCCCGGCTGGTGGAAGCAGGCATCATGGTGGCCCGGGCCTTTGGCGAATCCGACGAGCGCTGCTCGGGCCGCTTTCTGATCCGCCATTTCCCGGAGCTGCGCGAAGAGTTCGAGGGGCTGGGCAGTCCGGAACGCATCCAGGCGTTCGAGACATTCCTCACATGGCAGGCCACATTGCTCTATCGGCTCGACTGCGTACTGCGCATCCTCGACCACTCACCGCTCATCGTGGGCGACGCGGGCTGGAAACAGCTGCTGGCAGCCCGCACAGGCTGGCGCTACCACCCGGAGCTGTCCTATTACGACGATCTGCCGGACTTTTACCCGCAAAGCGACATCAACTTCAATTGCACCAGCCAGCAAATGAAGGGCGCGGTCAACCAGCGGGTATTCGACGTTCCCTGCTGCGGCGCCTTCCTGCTCACCGACTACCGCAGGCAGATGGAGGAGCTGTTCGAGCCGGGCAGCGAGGTGGTTTTTTACAGCCATCCCGACGAGATCCCCGGACTGGTGGACATCTACCTGAACGATCCGGACAAGCGCCGCCGCGTGGCCGAGGCCGCCCGCAGACGCGTCCTGGCCGAGCACACCTACGACCACCGCATGAACCGGCTCATGGCCCTCATGCGCGACACCTTTGCCTGA
- a CDS encoding SurA N-terminal domain-containing protein: MLEIMRENASGWIVKILFGIIIVVFVFAFGMSGFDTGQDPVLATVNDQSITRAEFEDAFQRAAEGLRSTNPEVTTAQLQDPQFKQMVLGELINNRLLLDEADRLGITASDDEVFAAITRQSYFWNQAGAFDREIYMAALRSIRMTPAQFEANFKREIIAGKVTDMVRRTAVATPEQARQIYDWVGEEARVEYILSVPADFLGQVSVDEAEVEDFYATNESRFMVPEQVRVRYLLFTPKDLASRQEASDDEVEAYFEANAASLRQEEAVKASHILIQSSDADPEEKQADARKRIEAVYARAKAGGDFAALARQYSEGPSAPGGGDLGWFGRGDMVPEFEAAAFATAKGQVSEPVRSQFGWHVIFVEDRKEPGEPTLDEVRQDIVRAIAEEKAADKVTDLLDEAMDLMLSGMTLDAVADELGMLAVTSSPVPAQGLAQGFGMTPEAAAVVMHIGPGESHKTPISIEGGYMLVEKVEDIPAAPLPLGEVHESIVASLSQRKAFEMAMADAQATLERLTGPDAAKAATGLARRLKTSEPFDRQGFVPGLGQNRNLADAAFAAEEGAWLPEPFALEAGVIVARLKEIIPASEADWENQRDTWLEQANRNYQFEAINAYMTELRQQAEIKIARPDLLN, encoded by the coding sequence ATGCTTGAGATAATGCGTGAAAACGCCTCGGGATGGATCGTCAAGATCCTGTTTGGCATCATCATCGTGGTCTTTGTCTTCGCCTTTGGAATGAGCGGGTTCGACACCGGGCAGGACCCGGTGCTGGCCACGGTCAACGACCAGAGCATCACCCGGGCCGAATTCGAGGACGCCTTCCAGCGCGCGGCCGAGGGATTGCGAAGCACCAACCCCGAAGTGACCACCGCCCAGTTGCAGGACCCCCAGTTCAAGCAGATGGTGCTGGGCGAACTGATCAACAACCGGCTGCTTCTGGACGAGGCCGACCGCCTGGGCATCACGGCCTCGGACGATGAGGTCTTCGCCGCCATCACCCGCCAGTCCTACTTCTGGAATCAGGCCGGAGCCTTTGACCGCGAGATCTACATGGCCGCCCTGCGCTCCATCCGCATGACGCCCGCACAGTTCGAGGCCAACTTCAAGCGGGAAATCATCGCAGGCAAGGTCACGGACATGGTCCGCAGAACCGCTGTAGCCACCCCGGAACAGGCCCGCCAGATATACGACTGGGTCGGCGAGGAGGCCCGCGTGGAGTACATCCTCTCCGTTCCGGCCGACTTCCTCGGCCAAGTGAGCGTTGACGAGGCAGAGGTCGAGGACTTCTACGCCACCAACGAGTCGCGCTTCATGGTGCCCGAGCAGGTGCGTGTGCGCTACCTGCTCTTCACGCCCAAGGATCTGGCCTCCCGCCAGGAGGCGAGCGACGATGAGGTCGAGGCATACTTCGAGGCCAATGCGGCGTCCCTGCGCCAGGAGGAAGCCGTCAAGGCCAGCCACATCCTGATCCAGTCCAGCGACGCCGATCCCGAAGAAAAGCAGGCCGACGCCCGCAAACGCATCGAAGCAGTATACGCCCGAGCCAAAGCCGGCGGCGATTTCGCTGCCCTTGCCCGGCAGTATTCCGAAGGCCCCAGTGCCCCGGGCGGAGGCGATCTCGGCTGGTTCGGCCGGGGCGACATGGTCCCCGAATTCGAAGCGGCCGCCTTTGCCACGGCCAAGGGGCAGGTCAGCGAGCCGGTGCGCTCACAGTTCGGCTGGCATGTCATCTTTGTCGAGGACCGCAAGGAACCGGGCGAACCGACCCTGGACGAAGTCAGACAGGACATCGTCCGCGCCATTGCCGAAGAAAAGGCGGCCGACAAGGTCACCGACCTGTTGGACGAAGCCATGGACCTCATGCTCTCAGGCATGACGCTTGATGCCGTGGCCGACGAACTGGGCATGCTTGCCGTGACCTCCAGCCCTGTCCCGGCCCAGGGGCTGGCCCAGGGTTTCGGCATGACTCCCGAGGCGGCGGCCGTGGTCATGCACATCGGCCCCGGCGAATCGCACAAGACCCCCATATCCATCGAGGGCGGCTACATGCTGGTGGAAAAGGTCGAGGACATCCCGGCCGCCCCCCTGCCGCTCGGCGAGGTACACGAGTCCATCGTCGCCTCCCTCTCCCAACGCAAGGCGTTTGAAATGGCCATGGCTGACGCCCAGGCCACCCTTGAGCGTCTGACCGGGCCTGACGCGGCAAAGGCGGCCACCGGGCTGGCGCGGCGCCTCAAGACATCCGAACCTTTCGACCGCCAGGGCTTCGTTCCCGGCCTGGGACAGAACAGGAATCTGGCCGACGCCGCCTTTGCCGCCGAGGAAGGCGCATGGCTGCCTGAGCCCTTTGCCCTGGAGGCAGGCGTTATCGTGGCCCGGCTCAAGGAGATCATCCCGGCCTCCGAGGCAGACTGGGAGAACCAGAGGGACACATGGCTCGAACAGGCCAACCGCAACTACCAGTTCGAGGCCATCAACGCCTACATGACCGAACTGCGCCAGCAGGCGGAAATCAAGATAGCCCGGCCCGATCTGCTCAACTGA
- the rnc gene encoding ribonuclease III, translated as MDIGDLQQSIHHRFAQVKLVRAALTHSSYANEQEGDGDNERLEFLGDAVLELCVSEEGYRRFPDAPEGQLTRIRSQMVKEKSLAAIARELGLHRHILLGRGEELQGGRDRDALLADAFEALMGAVFLDGGFEAARRTILHIFKNRWPRPEMLPETKDYKSRLQEVAQERFRDRPVYMLAGTSGPEHEKIFMVDAALPTGEVFRGISTSVKRAEQEAARLALETLEPGENPIAFKDQ; from the coding sequence ATGGATATCGGCGACCTGCAGCAATCTATCCACCATAGGTTTGCCCAAGTCAAGCTTGTGCGGGCCGCGCTGACCCACAGCTCCTATGCCAACGAGCAGGAGGGCGACGGCGACAACGAGCGACTGGAGTTTCTCGGCGACGCCGTGTTGGAGCTGTGCGTTTCCGAGGAGGGCTACCGGCGGTTTCCAGATGCGCCCGAAGGCCAGCTGACCCGCATCCGGTCCCAGATGGTCAAGGAGAAGAGCCTGGCCGCCATCGCCCGAGAGCTTGGCTTGCATCGCCACATTCTGCTGGGCAGGGGCGAGGAGCTGCAGGGCGGGCGCGACCGCGATGCGTTGCTGGCCGACGCCTTCGAGGCGCTCATGGGTGCGGTGTTTCTGGACGGAGGGTTCGAGGCGGCCCGGCGGACCATCCTCCATATCTTCAAGAACAGATGGCCCCGGCCAGAGATGCTGCCCGAGACCAAGGATTACAAGAGCCGCCTGCAGGAGGTGGCCCAGGAACGGTTCCGCGATCGGCCGGTCTACATGCTGGCCGGGACAAGCGGCCCTGAACACGAGAAGATTTTCATGGTCGATGCCGCCCTGCCCACGGGGGAGGTGTTTCGCGGCATCAGCACCAGCGTCAAGCGGGCGGAACAGGAGGCGGCACGGCTCGCCCTTGAGACATTGGAGCCCGGCGAAAACCCCATTGCCTTCAAGGACCAGTAG
- a CDS encoding glycosyltransferase family 9 protein — protein sequence MSAKRPILILQMQRMGDLILSYPLLLWLARQYPGHPLFVAAEEIFYKPLMRISPKATYVPWTGVNILRQQHFELVINLSIREEAARLAHDLRAEARLGPTQTPDGVRFVHGPWQLYRTSLVGNNRFNRFHWADLNAMDAIPAKAMATTRFDPPRTLPPDTGRVGLFLGASEPGKRPSAAFWADLVRELLGRGLRPVLFGGPAEKDLGRQVMALSKAPALNLCGTLGLDEFGAVGQSLALLVTPDTGPMHLAAWTGLKCLNLSMGHVNPWETGPYPPGHLVLRADMDCAHGCWQCTRDRLHCHAPFAPARIAVLAARVAAGDKPDKLARLTLPGLTLSSTARRHGLFALHRLDPDAPDAQRLVSRFWQAFFLWRLGGRAEPAALAAWNELAGSAPEAANALLTHIPEMGRQLKHGLRTGALLSDTFWTCSPAVARPLAGYVQMALANGCHSRTAWAEALELLEALISVSG from the coding sequence ATGAGTGCCAAACGCCCCATTCTCATCCTCCAGATGCAGCGCATGGGAGACCTCATCCTCTCCTACCCGCTCTTGCTCTGGCTCGCCCGGCAATATCCGGGCCACCCCCTGTTCGTGGCCGCCGAGGAGATTTTCTACAAACCCCTCATGCGCATCTCACCCAAGGCGACCTATGTGCCCTGGACCGGGGTCAACATCCTGCGCCAGCAGCACTTCGAGCTGGTCATCAACCTGAGCATCCGCGAGGAGGCAGCCCGGCTGGCCCACGATCTGCGGGCCGAGGCCCGGCTCGGGCCGACGCAAACCCCGGACGGGGTCCGCTTTGTCCACGGCCCCTGGCAGCTCTATCGAACCTCTCTGGTGGGCAACAACCGTTTCAATCGATTTCACTGGGCCGACCTCAACGCCATGGACGCCATTCCGGCCAAGGCCATGGCAACCACCCGGTTCGACCCCCCGCGCACCCTGCCGCCCGATACCGGCCGGGTGGGCCTGTTTCTGGGCGCAAGCGAACCGGGCAAGCGCCCCTCTGCCGCGTTCTGGGCCGATCTCGTACGCGAACTCCTGGGACGCGGGCTGCGGCCCGTGCTCTTTGGCGGCCCGGCCGAAAAGGACCTGGGCCGCCAAGTGATGGCCTTGTCCAAGGCTCCGGCCCTCAACCTGTGCGGCACCCTGGGGCTGGACGAATTTGGTGCCGTGGGCCAGAGCCTGGCCCTGCTCGTCACTCCGGACACGGGCCCCATGCATCTGGCCGCATGGACCGGGCTCAAGTGCCTCAACCTGTCCATGGGCCACGTCAACCCGTGGGAAACCGGCCCTTACCCCCCCGGCCACCTCGTGCTGCGGGCAGACATGGACTGCGCCCACGGCTGCTGGCAATGCACCCGGGACAGGCTCCACTGCCACGCCCCCTTTGCCCCTGCCCGCATCGCGGTCCTGGCCGCCCGCGTGGCGGCTGGCGACAAACCAGACAAGCTGGCGCGGCTGACCCTGCCCGGCCTGACACTCTCCAGCACGGCACGGCGGCATGGCCTCTTCGCCCTGCACAGGCTCGACCCGGACGCACCTGACGCCCAACGACTCGTCTCCCGCTTCTGGCAAGCCTTTTTTCTCTGGCGGCTGGGCGGACGCGCCGAACCCGCGGCTCTCGCCGCATGGAACGAACTGGCCGGGTCCGCGCCCGAGGCCGCCAACGCCCTCCTGACCCACATCCCGGAGATGGGCCGCCAGCTCAAGCACGGTCTGCGCACCGGAGCGCTCCTGTCCGACACCTTCTGGACCTGCAGCCCGGCCGTTGCCCGTCCTCTGGCCGGATATGTCCAAATGGCCCTGGCCAACGGCTGCCACTCCCGCACGGCATGGGCCGAGGCCCTGGAGCTGCTGGAGGCGCTCATCTCCGTCAGCGGTTGA
- a CDS encoding flagellin has translation MSLVINHNLMAMNAQRNLTDHYGRLGVSTRRLSSGLRVGTAADDAAGLAIRELMRSEISSLHQGIRNAADAISLIQTADGALQVIDEKLIRMKELAMQASTGTYNSDQRLIIDSEYQAMCSEINRIAMATDFNGIYLLNGNLSGDPGVDHNGRGLAPTGPLKIHFGTGNDCAEDYYYVAIQGSTSSAFGLGHGAAIKTEGATWEEQNAGKAISTQALAQAAMAAINDAIISKDKIRANLGSMQNRLENTITNLEIQAENLQAAESRISDVDVAQEMTEFVRNQIMTQSAVAMLAQANSLPRMAMQLIGG, from the coding sequence ATGTCTTTAGTTATCAACCACAACCTGATGGCGATGAACGCCCAGAGGAACCTGACGGACCATTACGGCCGCCTTGGTGTCTCGACCCGGCGTTTGTCATCCGGTCTGCGTGTTGGCACGGCTGCCGACGATGCGGCCGGGCTGGCGATCCGCGAACTCATGCGCTCGGAAATAAGCTCATTGCACCAGGGCATCCGCAACGCTGCCGACGCGATTTCGCTCATCCAGACGGCCGACGGCGCACTGCAGGTCATTGATGAAAAGCTCATCCGCATGAAAGAGCTGGCCATGCAGGCATCCACCGGCACGTACAACTCCGACCAGCGCCTGATCATCGATTCCGAATACCAGGCCATGTGCTCGGAAATCAACCGTATCGCCATGGCCACCGATTTCAACGGCATTTACCTGCTCAACGGCAACCTCTCCGGCGACCCGGGCGTGGACCACAACGGCAGGGGCCTCGCGCCCACCGGCCCGCTGAAGATCCACTTCGGCACGGGCAACGACTGCGCCGAGGACTACTACTATGTGGCCATCCAGGGCTCCACTTCCTCGGCCTTCGGCCTGGGTCACGGCGCCGCGATAAAAACGGAAGGCGCCACCTGGGAGGAGCAGAACGCGGGCAAGGCCATTTCCACCCAGGCCCTGGCCCAGGCGGCCATGGCGGCCATCAACGACGCGATCATCTCCAAGGACAAGATCCGCGCCAACCTCGGCTCCATGCAGAACCGCCTGGAAAACACCATCACCAACCTGGAAATCCAGGCCGAAAACCTGCAGGCCGCGGAATCCCGCATCTCTGACGTGGATGTCGCCCAGGAGATGACGGAGTTCGTGCGCAACCAGATCATGACCCAGTCCGCGGTCGCCATGCTGGCGCAGGCCAACTCCCTGCCCAGAATGGCCATGCAGCTCATCGGCGGCTAG
- a CDS encoding flagellar hook-length control protein FliK, with product MQNIPGIALKETESKLTAPTYSAIGRDERQSMFAEVFAMHSASVESELSMAPVATREKMLDAAPQRQEEVRTVAQGSETRSCETGKEALRPAHEARDAKRDEQAERDERDERMTREDFEKIKDDLKAYGLTDDEIKALEKKVGSDEGMTWKEFVAALATKMEATRKAALGDEQKGVLANFFAKLGFSAEESDTLLARLENGEQDKVMGELQAKLAELPKARQLLLTKEEIVAFSSAMGFSGEFTTKLKEMFGSGTTAKEMREAFTLIRQEMSDMNAKDRALVRAVGKAFAQAMGETARESSAARDLEAAVDLTPRVAEDAPKAKGQPQAQANTQAQAKAQANLDANVKTNIKTDAKANAGAEVQTDMKANARADAQTDAKANAEVKAQASVEIREDFKEAVDTRRHNTGAEAARKSSSPLPEKAGETRPDSGQGDPRQDSRSDADAESNKAWNNFFGRLKDDSGTAASRTQVRTETIEQALRTDVTDAASRSQNRAWEKVDAPRVMRQVENAVFRNLTNGTKQLTLQLTPENLGKLNIMLQVQGKEVNAVIRADNPESARIINENIEVIRSALEGQGLKVEKLDVQAGLAGNQDNAWTGHDQHNLSREREIMAAMRRHMRAMRGDTGAAGTAAQAEMVHSPRTENGIHVIA from the coding sequence ATGCAAAATATTCCTGGCATCGCCCTGAAAGAAACCGAGAGCAAACTCACGGCCCCCACATACTCCGCCATTGGCAGAGATGAGCGGCAGTCCATGTTTGCCGAGGTTTTTGCCATGCACTCCGCCTCGGTAGAGAGCGAGTTGTCCATGGCGCCCGTCGCCACCAGGGAAAAAATGCTCGACGCCGCTCCGCAGCGCCAGGAGGAAGTCCGTACAGTTGCCCAAGGCTCTGAAACCCGCTCCTGCGAGACGGGCAAGGAGGCCCTCCGCCCCGCGCACGAAGCCCGCGATGCCAAGAGGGACGAACAGGCCGAGCGCGATGAACGCGACGAACGCATGACCAGAGAGGACTTCGAGAAGATCAAGGATGATCTCAAGGCATACGGCCTGACCGACGACGAGATCAAGGCTCTGGAGAAAAAGGTCGGCAGCGACGAAGGCATGACCTGGAAGGAATTCGTGGCCGCCCTGGCAACCAAGATGGAGGCCACGCGCAAGGCCGCTCTCGGCGACGAGCAAAAGGGTGTGCTCGCCAACTTCTTCGCCAAGCTCGGTTTTTCGGCCGAGGAGTCTGACACACTGCTGGCCAGACTTGAAAACGGCGAACAGGACAAGGTCATGGGCGAGTTGCAGGCCAAACTGGCTGAACTGCCCAAGGCCAGGCAACTGCTCCTGACCAAGGAGGAAATTGTCGCCTTCTCGTCCGCCATGGGCTTCTCCGGCGAGTTCACGACCAAGCTCAAGGAGATGTTCGGCTCCGGCACCACGGCCAAGGAGATGCGCGAGGCATTTACCCTGATCCGTCAGGAAATGTCCGACATGAACGCCAAGGACCGCGCTCTGGTTCGCGCCGTGGGCAAGGCATTTGCCCAGGCCATGGGCGAGACGGCCCGGGAGAGCAGCGCGGCTCGCGACCTTGAGGCCGCCGTGGACCTGACCCCCCGCGTGGCCGAAGACGCTCCCAAGGCCAAGGGCCAGCCCCAGGCACAAGCCAATACCCAGGCACAAGCCAAAGCCCAGGCCAACCTTGATGCCAACGTCAAAACCAACATCAAGACCGACGCAAAGGCCAACGCCGGGGCCGAAGTACAGACCGATATGAAGGCCAATGCCAGGGCCGACGCTCAGACCGACGCGAAGGCCAATGCCGAGGTCAAAGCCCAAGCCAGTGTGGAGATTCGCGAGGACTTCAAGGAAGCGGTGGACACCCGCCGGCACAACACCGGGGCAGAAGCCGCCCGCAAGAGTTCCTCTCCCCTGCCCGAAAAGGCTGGCGAAACGCGGCCAGACAGCGGCCAGGGCGACCCCAGGCAGGATTCCAGATCAGACGCCGACGCCGAGTCCAACAAGGCGTGGAACAATTTCTTCGGCCGCCTGAAGGACGACTCCGGTACCGCCGCGAGCCGCACCCAGGTCAGGACCGAAACCATAGAGCAGGCGCTGAGGACCGATGTAACGGACGCGGCCTCAAGGTCCCAGAACCGGGCCTGGGAAAAGGTGGACGCCCCCCGGGTCATGCGCCAAGTCGAAAATGCCGTGTTCAGAAACCTGACCAACGGCACCAAGCAGCTCACCCTGCAACTCACCCCCGAGAACCTCGGCAAGTTGAACATCATGCTTCAGGTGCAGGGCAAGGAAGTCAACGCCGTGATCCGGGCTGACAACCCAGAGTCCGCCAGGATCATCAACGAGAACATCGAAGTGATCCGCAGCGCCCTGGAGGGCCAGGGACTCAAGGTCGAAAAACTCGATGTGCAGGCCGGACTGGCCGGCAACCAGGACAACGCCTGGACCGGGCACGACCAGCACAATCTTTCCCGCGAGCGGGAAATCATGGCCGCCATGCGCAGACACATGCGGGCCATGCGCGGCGACACAGGCGCGGCGGGCACTGCCGCACAGGCCGAAATGGTCCATTCTCCGCGCACCGAAAACGGCATTCACGTCATCGCTTAA
- a CDS encoding flagellar hook assembly protein FlgD, which translates to MGYTDTTGVYLGAQEQRLAASNSPTNKTSLAQQDFLTLLVAQLTHQDPLNPMQDTDMTSQLAQFSSLEQLTDINDGVKSLNSAMTQTDMLSAAAYIGKEIKAEGYKVSVNEGTASTIYYGFGEPVTNIFMNIYDAEGAIIRTVELGSKEAGSYQYKWDGRNEAGELVPDGIYGVGIIGRDVSGGAVMVQTEISGTVDAVVNEGGTQYLRLKDGRFISFLNVKEIVDPGSKTVTDDTDTSEGAEG; encoded by the coding sequence ATGGGATACACCGACACCACCGGCGTCTACCTGGGCGCACAGGAGCAGCGGCTGGCCGCATCCAACTCGCCCACCAACAAGACGAGCCTTGCCCAGCAGGATTTTCTGACTCTTCTGGTGGCCCAGTTGACGCACCAGGACCCGCTCAACCCCATGCAGGACACGGACATGACCTCACAACTGGCCCAGTTCTCAAGCCTTGAGCAGCTGACCGACATCAACGATGGCGTGAAGTCCCTCAACTCCGCCATGACCCAGACCGACATGCTTTCTGCAGCCGCATACATCGGCAAGGAAATCAAGGCAGAGGGCTACAAGGTCAGCGTCAACGAAGGCACAGCCTCGACCATCTACTATGGATTCGGCGAGCCAGTGACCAACATCTTCATGAACATTTACGATGCCGAAGGCGCCATCATCCGCACCGTGGAGCTTGGCAGCAAGGAAGCCGGCTCCTACCAGTACAAGTGGGACGGCAGGAACGAGGCCGGGGAGCTGGTGCCCGACGGCATCTACGGCGTGGGCATCATCGGCCGCGATGTCAGCGGCGGCGCGGTCATGGTCCAGACCGAGATATCGGGCACTGTCGATGCCGTGGTCAACGAGGGCGGCACCCAGTACCTGCGCCTCAAGGACGGCCGGTTCATCAGCTTCCTCAACGTCAAGGAAATCGTGGACCCCGGAAGCAAGACCGTCACCGACGACACCGACACCTCGGAAGGGGCTGAAGGCTAG